One Castanea sativa cultivar Marrone di Chiusa Pesio chromosome 4, ASM4071231v1 DNA window includes the following coding sequences:
- the LOC142630661 gene encoding alpha-1,3-arabinosyltransferase XAT3-like, producing the protein MMYDDILAKSFSKHEKKKLGYGAFFGCLLIALSFCTVFKPYLGPLPALKLKLSMAAGFKKPMVRDTSGTYSTPLAPLTHLSETNTSSSQETVKAAEIMTDKMKPVTNKTEPVIKKMEPLCDVTKRRGDICNINGDVRIQGNSSSVFLVSSEMSILAGNNNSWRIRPYARKGDPAAMIPIKEWSVKLSRRVEISPCKKNQSVPAILFSQGGYTGNHFHDFSDVVIPLYLTSRQYNGEVQFLITDKRPRWIAKFKAILKNLSRYELMDIDREQEIHCFPSVIVGLKRNVKELSIDPSKYSYSMSDFRGFLRSCYSLKKVNAIKLRDDRHKKPQLLIISRKRTRSFTNMREITKMASRLGYKVTVAEPTMNVSKFAELVNSCDVLMGVHGAGLTNIVFLPKNAILIQIVPFGDFEWLARTDYGEPTKEMNVKYLEYKISTEESTLLQQYPPDHVVFKDPYSIQKQGFIAFKSV; encoded by the exons ATGATGTACGATGATATACTTGCCAAAAGCTTTAGTAAGCACGAGAAGAAAAAATTGGGATATGGAGCATTTTTTGGTTGCTTGCTTATCGCATTGAGCTTTTGCACTGTGTTTAAGCCTTATTTGGGTCCTCTACCAGCTT TGAAATTGAAGCTATCTATGGCTGCTGGTTTTAAAAAGCCGATGGTCAGAGATACAAGCGGCACCTACTCGACACCTTTGGCACCACTGACTCACTTATCAGAAACAAATACAAGCAGCTCTCAGGAAACAGTTAAAG CTGCAGAAATCATGACAGACAAGATGAAGCCTGTGACAAACAAAACGGAGCCTGTTATAAAGAAAATGGAGCCTCTGTGCGATGTTACCAAACGAAGAGGTGATATTTGCAATATCAACGGGGATGTTAGGATTCAAGGGAATTCTTCATCAGTTTTCCTTGTTTCATCTGAAATGAGCATCTTGGCAGGGAACAATAACTCATGGCGTATCAGACCTTATGCTAGAAAAGGTGACCCAGCAGCAATGATTCCAATTAAGGAATGGTCAGTAAAATTATCGCGTCGCGTTGAAATCTCTCCatgcaaaaaaaatcaaagtgttCCAGCCATCCTTTTTTCTCAAGGGGGATATACAGGAAATCATTTCCACGATTTTTCAGACGTGGTTATTCCGTTATATTTAACTTCTCGACAATATAATGGAGAAGTACAATTTCTCATTACAGACAAACGACCACGGTGGATTGCAAAGTTCAAAGCAATCCTGAAGAACTTGTCCAGATATGAGTTGATGGACATTGACCGAGAACAAGAGATCCATTGCTTCCCAAGTGTGATTGTTGGTCTAAAGCGAAATGTCAAAGAGCTGAGTATTGATCCTTCAAAATACTCGTACTCTATGAGTGACTTCAGAGGGTTTTTAAGAAGTTGCTATTCACTAAAGAAAGTCAATGCAATCAAACTAAGAGATGATCGACACAAAAAGCCACAGCTTCTGATCATTTCAAGAAAGAGAACACGTTCTTTCACAAACATGAGGGAAATAACTAAAATGGCAAGTAGGTTGGGCTACAAGGTAACTGTTGCAGAGCCTACTATGAACGTTTCAAAATTTGCAGAACTTGTGAATTCTTGTGATGTGTTAATGGGGGTTCATGGAGCTGGTTTGACCAACATTGTTTTCCTTCCCAAGAATGCAATATTAATCCAAATAGTTCCCTTTGGGGACTTTGAATGGCTGGCAAGAACTGACTATGGAGAGCCCACAAAGGAGATGAATGTAAAGTACTTGGAATACAAGATAAGCACAGAAGAGAGCACTCTGCTACAACAATACCCTCCTGACCATGTGGTTTTTAAGGACCCTTATTCAATCCAGAAACAAGGATTTATAGCATTTAAGTCAGTGTAA